One genomic window of Fusarium keratoplasticum isolate Fu6.1 chromosome 3, whole genome shotgun sequence includes the following:
- a CDS encoding Nuclear transport factor 2, whose product MANNFEDVAKQFIEFYYNTFDSDRKSLAALYRPESMLTFESASVLGAESIIEKLSSLPFEKVKHQVSTLDAQPSNGEGGIIILITGALLVDEEQRPMNFSQSFQLARDAQGQYFVFNDIFKLVFG is encoded by the exons ATGGCCAACA ACTTTGAGGATGTCGCCA AGCAGTTCATCGAGTTCTACTATAACACGTTCGATTCCGACCGCAAGTCTCTTGCTGCCCTCTAC CGCCCCGAGTCTATGCTGACTTTCGAGTCTGCTTCCGTCCTCGGTGCCGAGTCCATTATCGAGAAGTTGAGC TCTCTTCCCTTCGAGAAGGTCAAGCACCAGGTCTCGACCCTCGATGCCCAGCCCTCTAACGGTGAGggtggcatcatcatcctcatcaccggTGCCCTCCTG gtcgacgaggagcagCGCCCCATGAACTTCAGCCAGTCCTTCCAGCTGGCCCGCGATGCCCAGGGCCAGTACTTTGTCTtcaacgacatcttcaagctCGTCTTCGGTTAA
- a CDS encoding Beta-lactamase domain-containing protein codes for MAQERGTMATAENPLTEELAKFVKEKLDEWKVPGISVGVIDKDQVFTAGYGTATLPDTPATPETLWYAGSTTKAFTGAVIAQLIYSKKYPALEKGWQTTISSILRDDFVLQDEWATNHLTLEDAVSHRTGMPRHDQSASRLLDDGDGGKRHATVKDVTRNLRNLRLSEEPRVKFQYCNLMYGVLSHVIETVTGKPLGEVMREFIFEPLGMTSTYFSLDDAKASPKHLSAGYYWDEKTGKYVLVEDVSVIEHGGAGAIISNTEDYAKWVKCMLFEKVPFSKAVHKDIRTPRIVQSMPQDGKDVTTYALGWDRVLYHGHLMYSHGGGMMAAGSTVIWLPDDKLGLVAFGNTSITSNAVIDTVLYKLLDEKLGIAPEKRTDAAKGWHSLIDHFIQSYDKAVDNLFPNRPNPPIPSPVSIKDLAGKYYDPGYKTIELRVEAHPDKQGEEILVAERDDATWLIHMRLHHVSGTWWIMYAMEMGSPNLFRECEQVEFKIGHDGRATALEVDFYSLIGNQHEGKVVFNRVK; via the exons atggcaCAAGAACGAGGAACGATGGCCACAGCTGAGAATCCCTTGACTGAAGAGCTTGCCAAATTTGTCAAGGAGAAGTTGGATGAGTGGAAAGTTCCTGGCATCTCGGTTGGAGTCATTGACAAAGATCAAGTGTTCACAGCG GGCTACGGCACCGCAACCCTCCCAGATACACCAGCCACACCTGAAACGCTCTGGTACGCTGGGTCTACGACAAAAGCATTCACAGGAGCCGTCATTGCGCAGCTCATCTACTCAAAGAAGTATCCCGCCCTGGAGAAGGGATGGCAGACGACCATCAGCTCTATTCTTAGGGATGACTTTGTCCTACAGGATGAGTGGGCTACGAACCACCTCACGCTCGAGGACGCTGTTTCTCATCGCACGGGGATGCCAAGGCACGACCAGTCGGCGTCGAGACTcctggatgatggagatgggggcAAGAGACATGCTACTGTCAAGGACGTCACGCGCAACCTGAGGAACTTGCGTCTGTCTGAGGAGCCGCGCGTCAAGTTTCAGTACTGTAACTTGATGTACGGCGTCCTGTCGCACGTCATCGAGACGGTCACGGGGAAGCCCCTCGGCGAGGTGATGCGCGAGTTCATCTTTGAACCCTTGGGCATGACTTCGACATATTTCTCCTTGGATGATGCAAAAGCGAGCCCGAAACACCTCTCGGCGGGATACTACTGGGATGAAAAGACTGGCAAGTATGTTCTCGTGGAGGACGTTTCCGTGATTGAGCATGGCGGTGCGggagccatcatctccaacacgGAGGACTATGCCAAGTGGGTAAAGTGCATGCTGTTCGAGAAGGTTCCCTTTTCCAAGGCTGTCCACAAGGATATCCGCACGCCGCGCATCGTCCAGAGCATGCCCCAGGACGGGAAAGATGTGACCACGTATGCGCTGGGCTGGGATCGGGTGCTGTATCATGGCCATCTCATGTACAGCCACGGCGGAGGCATGATGGCTGCTGGAAGCACAGTCATCTGGTTGCCCGACGACAAGCTTGGACTCGTGGCGTTTGGGAACACGTCGATAACTTCCAACGCTGTCATCGACACGGTGCTGTacaagctccttgatgagaagctgggcatTGCGCCTGAGAAGCGGACGGACGCGGCCAAAGG GTGGCATTCATTGATTGATCATTTTATTCAAAGCTACGACAAGGCTGTGGACAATCTGTTTCCTAACAGGCCTAACCCTCCCATCCCATCGCCGGTGAGCATCAAAGACCTTGCAGGGAAATACTACGACCCCGGGTACAAGACGATTGAGCTACGGGTGGAGGCACATCCCGACAAGCAGGGCGAGGAGATCCTCGTGGCCGAGCGCGACGACGCGACGTGGCTGATCCATATGAGGCTGCACCACGTCTCGGGCACCTGGTGGATCATGTACGCCATGGAGATGGGCAGCCCGAACCTGTTCCGCGAGTGCGAGCAGGTCGAGTTCAAGATCGGGCACGACGGCAGGGCCACGGCGCTAGAGGTGGACTTTTACTCCCTCATTGGGAACCAGcacgagggcaaggtcgtCTTCAACAGAGTGAAATAA